A single window of Labrus mixtus chromosome 23, fLabMix1.1, whole genome shotgun sequence DNA harbors:
- the fcer1g gene encoding high affinity immunoglobulin epsilon receptor subunit gamma yields MALWGRSPLLLAVPLWMSFGGVDAALSDPEVCYILDGILFLYGIILTALYCKIKIQQTWEAEAAAEAKKAKGKKKIPEESIYTGLTPHATDTYETIGTKK; encoded by the exons ATGGCGTTGTGGGGCAGGAGCCCGCTGCTGCTCGCCGTTCCTCTGTGGATGAGCTTTGGGGGAGTGG ACGCTGCTCTTTCAGATCCAGAGGTCTGTTACATCCTGGATGGTATCCTGTTCTTGTACGGCATCATCCTGACAGCGCTCTACTGCAAAATCAAG ATCCAACAGACTTGGGAGGCTGAGGCTGCGGCTGAGGCCAAGAAAGCAAAGGGCAAGAAGAAG ATTCCTGAAGAGAGCATCTATACG GGTTTGACTCCTCACGCCACGGACACGTATGAAACTATCGGCACGAAGAAGTGA
- the nectin4a gene encoding nectin-4 isoform X1, with product MTPLLNTLTLCLCVLRICVIQGGFVDLPSEDPIRSLAEEETALPCRYKPSGDDVVVQVTWYKESADSSKDQIITAHHTNGQTAFGSWSRHVRFKSSDPTVDSSLVIMNTEVSHEGKYICHISTFPSGNFDMEMNVIVWTVPISSLDPAILVEGQSYRQAASCRSVAVPPPHISWDTDLNGQSTNRTSDKGSVSSLYSLHPLRSMNGKKLDCLVWHPTLQGPRRIKNTLVVHFPPHAEVSGYNGEGDWSVGMQNAALGCVSGGNPKPHSFTWIRIGGELPEGVIPHPNGTLVFGRPLSSSDGGTYQCVAKNKVGVGKAEVQIGVIETPEQRTSPEDMVMMIVGGVAGGLLILMLIVVITVTCHHKRKNKKLKRELTERKEEISTLSRQASFRRMNSVSTDVRGATEENIPLRVEGTTRTSLSSLGEQAYCRDSRSTISGGRGGGGGGAFDYLGRPVLHNNSRRGRERLLDRDEENRLRVETYVRNSSISLQETRFHPPLTPSPYPVVQSTEIVRQLNGSVIIPLEGGSRPGSVTRINPQPPPSCTYPPVTDDEDEVDEGLGGPASQEHPDDQDSETNSSQVSDAHSTRYLQTNGMIRPKSRLSPNGVNPHASLIHKAQIV from the exons atgacACCTTTGTTGAACACActcactctgtgtctctgtgtcctccgGATCTGTG TGATACAGGGGGGCTTTGTGGATCTCCCTTCAGAAGATCCCATTCGCTCCTTAGCTGAAGAAGAGACCGCCCTGCCCTGTCGATACAAGCCATCTGGTGATGATGTGGTGGTGCAGGTAACCTGGTATAAAGAGAGCGCCGATTCAAGCAAGGATCAGATCATCACTGCACATCACACAAATGGACAGACAG CGTTTGGGTCGTGGTCTCGACATGTGCGCTTCAAAAGCAGCGACCCCACCGTGGACTCGTCTCTGGTCATCATGAACACAGAGGTCTCTCATGAGGGGAAATACATCTGCCACATCAGCACCTTCCCATCGGGCAACTTTGACATGGAGATGAACGTCATCGTGTGGA CCGTTCCCATCTCCTCCCTGGACCCTGCGATTCTGGTGGAGGGACAGTCGTACCGACAGGCCGCTTCATGCCGCTCTGTAGCCGTCCCGCCCCCCCACATCTCCTGGGACACAGACCTGAACGGCCAGTCCACCAATCGCACCTCGGACAAAGGATCCGTCTCCTCGCTCTACTCCCTGCACCCCCTCAGGAGCATGAACGGCAAGAAGCTGGACTGTCTGGTGTGGCATCCCACTCTGCAGGGTCCCCGCAGGATAAAAAACACCCTGGTGGTTCACT TCCCTCCACATGCAGAGGTGTCTGGCTACAATGGAGAAGGAGACTGGTCTGTGGGAATGCAGAACGCTGCCCTGGGGTGTGTGAGTGGAGGAAACCCCAAACCACACAGTTTCACCTGGATCAG aatcGGTGGAGAGTTACCAGAAGGTGTGATCCCCCACCCGAATGGAACATTAGTCTTTGGCCGACCCCTGAGCTCTTCAGATGGAGGCACCTATCAGTGTGTGGCAAAGAACAAAGTGGGCGTCGGGAAGGCGGAGGTGCAGATTGGTGTGATAG AGACTCCCGAGCAGAGGACATCACCCGAAgacatggtgatgatgattgtaGGGGGCGTGGCCGGCGGGCTGCTGATCCTGATGCTTATCGTcgtcatcactgtgacctgccACCACAAACGCAAGAACAAGAAACTGAAGAGGGAGCTGACTGAGAGGAA GGAGGAAATAAGCACTCTCTCCAGGCAGGCCTCTTTCAGGAGGATGAACTCCGTCAGCACAGATGTCAGAGGAGCA acagaagaaaacatccCTCTGAGGGTGGAGGGAACCACGAGGACCAGCCTGTCATCCCTCGGG GAGCAAGCTTACTGCCGTGACAGCCGATCCACAATCTCTGGTGggcgtggaggaggaggagggggagcgtTCGACTACCTGGGCCGACCAGTCCTGCACAACAACTCTCGGCGGGGGAGGGAGCGTCTTCTGGATAGAGACGAGGAGAACCGACTCCGAGTGGAAACATATGTGAGAAACAGCTCGATATCTTTG CAGGAAACCCGTTTCCACCCTCCTCTCACGCCGTCACCCTACCCGGTTGTACAGTCCACTGAGATCGTCAGACAGCTGAATGGCAGCGTCATCATCCCACTCGAAGGGGGTTCAAGACCGGGAAGTGTCACCAGGATTAACCCACAACCCCCTCCGAGCTGCACCTACCCGCCTGTGACAGACGATGAGGATGAAGTGGATGAAGGTCTGGGCGGTCCCGCCAGTCAGGAGCATCCTGACGATCAAGACAGCGAGACAAACAGCTCCCAGGTGTCGGACGCTCACAGTACTCGCTATCTGCAGACTAACGGCATGATCAGACCCAAATCTCGACTGAGCCCGAATGGGGTGAACCCCCATGCCTCCCTGATCCACAAGGCCCAGATAGTTTAG
- the nectin4a gene encoding nectin-4 isoform X3 yields the protein MTPLLNTLTLCLCVLRICVIQGGFVDLPSEDPIRSLAEEETALPCRYKPSGDDVVVQVTWYKESADSSKDQIITAHHTNGQTAFGSWSRHVRFKSSDPTVDSSLVIMNTEVSHEGKYICHISTFPSGNFDMEMNVIVWTVPISSLDPAILVEGQSYRQAASCRSVAVPPPHISWDTDLNGQSTNRTSDKGSVSSLYSLHPLRSMNGKKLDCLVWHPTLQGPRRIKNTLVVHFPPHAEVSGYNGEGDWSVGMQNAALGCVSGGNPKPHSFTWIRIGGELPEGVIPHPNGTLVFGRPLSSSDGGTYQCVAKNKVGVGKAEVQIGVIETPEQRTSPEDMVMMIVGGVAGGLLILMLIVVITVTCHHKRKNKKLKRELTERKEEISTLSRQASFRRMNSVSTDVRGATEENIPLRVEGTTRTSLSSLGEQAYCRDSRSTISGGRGGGGGGAFDYLGRPVLHNNSRRGRERLLDRDEENRLRVETYQETRFHPPLTPSPYPVVQSTEIVRQLNGSVIIPLEGGSRPGSVTRINPQPPPSCTYPPVTDDEDEVDEGLGGPASQEHPDDQDSETNSSQVSDAHSTRYLQTNGMIRPKSRLSPNGVNPHASLIHKAQIV from the exons atgacACCTTTGTTGAACACActcactctgtgtctctgtgtcctccgGATCTGTG TGATACAGGGGGGCTTTGTGGATCTCCCTTCAGAAGATCCCATTCGCTCCTTAGCTGAAGAAGAGACCGCCCTGCCCTGTCGATACAAGCCATCTGGTGATGATGTGGTGGTGCAGGTAACCTGGTATAAAGAGAGCGCCGATTCAAGCAAGGATCAGATCATCACTGCACATCACACAAATGGACAGACAG CGTTTGGGTCGTGGTCTCGACATGTGCGCTTCAAAAGCAGCGACCCCACCGTGGACTCGTCTCTGGTCATCATGAACACAGAGGTCTCTCATGAGGGGAAATACATCTGCCACATCAGCACCTTCCCATCGGGCAACTTTGACATGGAGATGAACGTCATCGTGTGGA CCGTTCCCATCTCCTCCCTGGACCCTGCGATTCTGGTGGAGGGACAGTCGTACCGACAGGCCGCTTCATGCCGCTCTGTAGCCGTCCCGCCCCCCCACATCTCCTGGGACACAGACCTGAACGGCCAGTCCACCAATCGCACCTCGGACAAAGGATCCGTCTCCTCGCTCTACTCCCTGCACCCCCTCAGGAGCATGAACGGCAAGAAGCTGGACTGTCTGGTGTGGCATCCCACTCTGCAGGGTCCCCGCAGGATAAAAAACACCCTGGTGGTTCACT TCCCTCCACATGCAGAGGTGTCTGGCTACAATGGAGAAGGAGACTGGTCTGTGGGAATGCAGAACGCTGCCCTGGGGTGTGTGAGTGGAGGAAACCCCAAACCACACAGTTTCACCTGGATCAG aatcGGTGGAGAGTTACCAGAAGGTGTGATCCCCCACCCGAATGGAACATTAGTCTTTGGCCGACCCCTGAGCTCTTCAGATGGAGGCACCTATCAGTGTGTGGCAAAGAACAAAGTGGGCGTCGGGAAGGCGGAGGTGCAGATTGGTGTGATAG AGACTCCCGAGCAGAGGACATCACCCGAAgacatggtgatgatgattgtaGGGGGCGTGGCCGGCGGGCTGCTGATCCTGATGCTTATCGTcgtcatcactgtgacctgccACCACAAACGCAAGAACAAGAAACTGAAGAGGGAGCTGACTGAGAGGAA GGAGGAAATAAGCACTCTCTCCAGGCAGGCCTCTTTCAGGAGGATGAACTCCGTCAGCACAGATGTCAGAGGAGCA acagaagaaaacatccCTCTGAGGGTGGAGGGAACCACGAGGACCAGCCTGTCATCCCTCGGG GAGCAAGCTTACTGCCGTGACAGCCGATCCACAATCTCTGGTGggcgtggaggaggaggagggggagcgtTCGACTACCTGGGCCGACCAGTCCTGCACAACAACTCTCGGCGGGGGAGGGAGCGTCTTCTGGATAGAGACGAGGAGAACCGACTCCGAGTGGAAACATAT CAGGAAACCCGTTTCCACCCTCCTCTCACGCCGTCACCCTACCCGGTTGTACAGTCCACTGAGATCGTCAGACAGCTGAATGGCAGCGTCATCATCCCACTCGAAGGGGGTTCAAGACCGGGAAGTGTCACCAGGATTAACCCACAACCCCCTCCGAGCTGCACCTACCCGCCTGTGACAGACGATGAGGATGAAGTGGATGAAGGTCTGGGCGGTCCCGCCAGTCAGGAGCATCCTGACGATCAAGACAGCGAGACAAACAGCTCCCAGGTGTCGGACGCTCACAGTACTCGCTATCTGCAGACTAACGGCATGATCAGACCCAAATCTCGACTGAGCCCGAATGGGGTGAACCCCCATGCCTCCCTGATCCACAAGGCCCAGATAGTTTAG
- the nectin4a gene encoding nectin-4 isoform X4, with translation MTPLLNTLTLCLCVLRICVIQGGFVDLPSEDPIRSLAEEETALPCRYKPSGDDVVVQVTWYKESADSSKDQIITAHHTNGQTAFGSWSRHVRFKSSDPTVDSSLVIMNTEVSHEGKYICHISTFPSGNFDMEMNVIVWTVPISSLDPAILVEGQSYRQAASCRSVAVPPPHISWDTDLNGQSTNRTSDKGSVSSLYSLHPLRSMNGKKLDCLVWHPTLQGPRRIKNTLVVHFPPHAEVSGYNGEGDWSVGMQNAALGCVSGGNPKPHSFTWIRIGGELPEGVIPHPNGTLVFGRPLSSSDGGTYQCVAKNKVGVGKAEVQIGVIETPEQRTSPEDMVMMIVGGVAGGLLILMLIVVITVTCHHKRKNKKLKRELTERKEEISTLSRQASFRRMNSVSTDVRGATEENIPLRVEGTTRTSLSSLGEQAYCRDSRSTISGGRGGGGGGAFDYLGRPVLHNNSRRGRERLLDRDEENRLRVETYETRFHPPLTPSPYPVVQSTEIVRQLNGSVIIPLEGGSRPGSVTRINPQPPPSCTYPPVTDDEDEVDEGLGGPASQEHPDDQDSETNSSQVSDAHSTRYLQTNGMIRPKSRLSPNGVNPHASLIHKAQIV, from the exons atgacACCTTTGTTGAACACActcactctgtgtctctgtgtcctccgGATCTGTG TGATACAGGGGGGCTTTGTGGATCTCCCTTCAGAAGATCCCATTCGCTCCTTAGCTGAAGAAGAGACCGCCCTGCCCTGTCGATACAAGCCATCTGGTGATGATGTGGTGGTGCAGGTAACCTGGTATAAAGAGAGCGCCGATTCAAGCAAGGATCAGATCATCACTGCACATCACACAAATGGACAGACAG CGTTTGGGTCGTGGTCTCGACATGTGCGCTTCAAAAGCAGCGACCCCACCGTGGACTCGTCTCTGGTCATCATGAACACAGAGGTCTCTCATGAGGGGAAATACATCTGCCACATCAGCACCTTCCCATCGGGCAACTTTGACATGGAGATGAACGTCATCGTGTGGA CCGTTCCCATCTCCTCCCTGGACCCTGCGATTCTGGTGGAGGGACAGTCGTACCGACAGGCCGCTTCATGCCGCTCTGTAGCCGTCCCGCCCCCCCACATCTCCTGGGACACAGACCTGAACGGCCAGTCCACCAATCGCACCTCGGACAAAGGATCCGTCTCCTCGCTCTACTCCCTGCACCCCCTCAGGAGCATGAACGGCAAGAAGCTGGACTGTCTGGTGTGGCATCCCACTCTGCAGGGTCCCCGCAGGATAAAAAACACCCTGGTGGTTCACT TCCCTCCACATGCAGAGGTGTCTGGCTACAATGGAGAAGGAGACTGGTCTGTGGGAATGCAGAACGCTGCCCTGGGGTGTGTGAGTGGAGGAAACCCCAAACCACACAGTTTCACCTGGATCAG aatcGGTGGAGAGTTACCAGAAGGTGTGATCCCCCACCCGAATGGAACATTAGTCTTTGGCCGACCCCTGAGCTCTTCAGATGGAGGCACCTATCAGTGTGTGGCAAAGAACAAAGTGGGCGTCGGGAAGGCGGAGGTGCAGATTGGTGTGATAG AGACTCCCGAGCAGAGGACATCACCCGAAgacatggtgatgatgattgtaGGGGGCGTGGCCGGCGGGCTGCTGATCCTGATGCTTATCGTcgtcatcactgtgacctgccACCACAAACGCAAGAACAAGAAACTGAAGAGGGAGCTGACTGAGAGGAA GGAGGAAATAAGCACTCTCTCCAGGCAGGCCTCTTTCAGGAGGATGAACTCCGTCAGCACAGATGTCAGAGGAGCA acagaagaaaacatccCTCTGAGGGTGGAGGGAACCACGAGGACCAGCCTGTCATCCCTCGGG GAGCAAGCTTACTGCCGTGACAGCCGATCCACAATCTCTGGTGggcgtggaggaggaggagggggagcgtTCGACTACCTGGGCCGACCAGTCCTGCACAACAACTCTCGGCGGGGGAGGGAGCGTCTTCTGGATAGAGACGAGGAGAACCGACTCCGAGTGGAAACATAT GAAACCCGTTTCCACCCTCCTCTCACGCCGTCACCCTACCCGGTTGTACAGTCCACTGAGATCGTCAGACAGCTGAATGGCAGCGTCATCATCCCACTCGAAGGGGGTTCAAGACCGGGAAGTGTCACCAGGATTAACCCACAACCCCCTCCGAGCTGCACCTACCCGCCTGTGACAGACGATGAGGATGAAGTGGATGAAGGTCTGGGCGGTCCCGCCAGTCAGGAGCATCCTGACGATCAAGACAGCGAGACAAACAGCTCCCAGGTGTCGGACGCTCACAGTACTCGCTATCTGCAGACTAACGGCATGATCAGACCCAAATCTCGACTGAGCCCGAATGGGGTGAACCCCCATGCCTCCCTGATCCACAAGGCCCAGATAGTTTAG
- the nectin4a gene encoding nectin-4 isoform X2 — protein MTPLLNTLTLCLCVLRICVIQGGFVDLPSEDPIRSLAEEETALPCRYKPSGDDVVVQVTWYKESADSSKDQIITAHHTNGQTAFGSWSRHVRFKSSDPTVDSSLVIMNTEVSHEGKYICHISTFPSGNFDMEMNVIVWTVPISSLDPAILVEGQSYRQAASCRSVAVPPPHISWDTDLNGQSTNRTSDKGSVSSLYSLHPLRSMNGKKLDCLVWHPTLQGPRRIKNTLVVHFPPHAEVSGYNGEGDWSVGMQNAALGCVSGGNPKPHSFTWIRIGGELPEGVIPHPNGTLVFGRPLSSSDGGTYQCVAKNKVGVGKAEVQIGVIETPEQRTSPEDMVMMIVGGVAGGLLILMLIVVITVTCHHKRKNKKLKRELTERKEEISTLSRQASFRRMNSVSTDVRGATEENIPLRVEGTTRTSLSSLGEQAYCRDSRSTISGGRGGGGGGAFDYLGRPVLHNNSRRGRERLLDRDEENRLRVETYVRNSSISLETRFHPPLTPSPYPVVQSTEIVRQLNGSVIIPLEGGSRPGSVTRINPQPPPSCTYPPVTDDEDEVDEGLGGPASQEHPDDQDSETNSSQVSDAHSTRYLQTNGMIRPKSRLSPNGVNPHASLIHKAQIV, from the exons atgacACCTTTGTTGAACACActcactctgtgtctctgtgtcctccgGATCTGTG TGATACAGGGGGGCTTTGTGGATCTCCCTTCAGAAGATCCCATTCGCTCCTTAGCTGAAGAAGAGACCGCCCTGCCCTGTCGATACAAGCCATCTGGTGATGATGTGGTGGTGCAGGTAACCTGGTATAAAGAGAGCGCCGATTCAAGCAAGGATCAGATCATCACTGCACATCACACAAATGGACAGACAG CGTTTGGGTCGTGGTCTCGACATGTGCGCTTCAAAAGCAGCGACCCCACCGTGGACTCGTCTCTGGTCATCATGAACACAGAGGTCTCTCATGAGGGGAAATACATCTGCCACATCAGCACCTTCCCATCGGGCAACTTTGACATGGAGATGAACGTCATCGTGTGGA CCGTTCCCATCTCCTCCCTGGACCCTGCGATTCTGGTGGAGGGACAGTCGTACCGACAGGCCGCTTCATGCCGCTCTGTAGCCGTCCCGCCCCCCCACATCTCCTGGGACACAGACCTGAACGGCCAGTCCACCAATCGCACCTCGGACAAAGGATCCGTCTCCTCGCTCTACTCCCTGCACCCCCTCAGGAGCATGAACGGCAAGAAGCTGGACTGTCTGGTGTGGCATCCCACTCTGCAGGGTCCCCGCAGGATAAAAAACACCCTGGTGGTTCACT TCCCTCCACATGCAGAGGTGTCTGGCTACAATGGAGAAGGAGACTGGTCTGTGGGAATGCAGAACGCTGCCCTGGGGTGTGTGAGTGGAGGAAACCCCAAACCACACAGTTTCACCTGGATCAG aatcGGTGGAGAGTTACCAGAAGGTGTGATCCCCCACCCGAATGGAACATTAGTCTTTGGCCGACCCCTGAGCTCTTCAGATGGAGGCACCTATCAGTGTGTGGCAAAGAACAAAGTGGGCGTCGGGAAGGCGGAGGTGCAGATTGGTGTGATAG AGACTCCCGAGCAGAGGACATCACCCGAAgacatggtgatgatgattgtaGGGGGCGTGGCCGGCGGGCTGCTGATCCTGATGCTTATCGTcgtcatcactgtgacctgccACCACAAACGCAAGAACAAGAAACTGAAGAGGGAGCTGACTGAGAGGAA GGAGGAAATAAGCACTCTCTCCAGGCAGGCCTCTTTCAGGAGGATGAACTCCGTCAGCACAGATGTCAGAGGAGCA acagaagaaaacatccCTCTGAGGGTGGAGGGAACCACGAGGACCAGCCTGTCATCCCTCGGG GAGCAAGCTTACTGCCGTGACAGCCGATCCACAATCTCTGGTGggcgtggaggaggaggagggggagcgtTCGACTACCTGGGCCGACCAGTCCTGCACAACAACTCTCGGCGGGGGAGGGAGCGTCTTCTGGATAGAGACGAGGAGAACCGACTCCGAGTGGAAACATATGTGAGAAACAGCTCGATATCTTTG GAAACCCGTTTCCACCCTCCTCTCACGCCGTCACCCTACCCGGTTGTACAGTCCACTGAGATCGTCAGACAGCTGAATGGCAGCGTCATCATCCCACTCGAAGGGGGTTCAAGACCGGGAAGTGTCACCAGGATTAACCCACAACCCCCTCCGAGCTGCACCTACCCGCCTGTGACAGACGATGAGGATGAAGTGGATGAAGGTCTGGGCGGTCCCGCCAGTCAGGAGCATCCTGACGATCAAGACAGCGAGACAAACAGCTCCCAGGTGTCGGACGCTCACAGTACTCGCTATCTGCAGACTAACGGCATGATCAGACCCAAATCTCGACTGAGCCCGAATGGGGTGAACCCCCATGCCTCCCTGATCCACAAGGCCCAGATAGTTTAG